Proteins co-encoded in one Anopheles moucheti chromosome X, idAnoMoucSN_F20_07, whole genome shotgun sequence genomic window:
- the LOC128306945 gene encoding larval cuticle protein 1, whose translation MFRFILLSTLLVAASAQYNGGYHRDPKTAAILSEQRYLSGDGKFGAAYTQEDGTDFKEETDSEGNRRGSYSYVDPTGQRRTISYVAGKNGFQASGDHLPVAPPAPPQPAPQPQYQPQPQYQPQPQYNGGRSYDDDGQYDPRWNDPSFSQNQYSAPAPAPAPAPVHNYHAAPAPVAPAPQYNQHNYAPQPQQAPAWTTTPAPHRFQPPGKLQLNRTPDGYSYTFNKV comes from the exons ATGTTCAGATTT ATTCTTCTATCAACATTGCTGGTGGCCGCGTCGGCCCAGTACAATGGTGGCTACCACCGCGACCCGAAGACGGCCGCCATCCTCAGCGAGCAGCGATATCTGTCCGGTGACGGCAAGTTTGGTGCCGCCTACACGCAGGAGGATGGTACCGACTTTAAAGAGGAAACGGATTCCGAAGGTAACCGTCGCGGTTCGTACAGCTACGTCGATCCGACCGGTCAACGACGCACCATCTCCTACGTTGCGGGCAAGAATGG CTTCCAGGCTTCCGGCGACCATCTTCCGGTAGCCCCACCGGCACCACCACAGCCTGCCCCGCAGCCACAGTACCAGCCGCAGCCGCAGTACCAGCCGCAGCCGCAGTACAACGGTGGCCGTAGCTACGATGACGATGGCCAGTACGATCCCCGCTGGAACGATCCCAGCTTCAGCCAGAACCAGTACTCGGCTCCGGCTCCTGCCCCGGCTCCGGCCCCGGTACACAACTATCATGCCGCTCCGGCTCCAGTCGCTCCCGCGCCACAGTACAACCAGCACAACTACGCTCCGCAGCCACAGCAGGCCCCGGCCTGGACCACCACCCCTGCTCCGCACCGCTTCCAGCCACCAGGCAAGCTGCAGCTGAACCGAACCCCCGACGGCTACAGCTACACCTTCAACAAGGTCTAG